The proteins below are encoded in one region of Candidatus Polarisedimenticolia bacterium:
- a CDS encoding acyl-CoA thioesterase has product FRAPVKLGHILKLYASVNAAFHTSMEVGVKVLSEDPLSGLQAHCCSAFVTMVALDATGRPTPVPGLAFRTPEEKRRQRDATLRRRSRLARRGRRTAPAAGRRRAG; this is encoded by the coding sequence TTCCGGGCCCCCGTGAAGCTCGGCCACATTCTCAAGCTCTACGCCTCCGTCAACGCGGCCTTCCACACGTCGATGGAGGTCGGAGTGAAGGTCCTTTCCGAGGACCCCCTCTCGGGCCTGCAGGCGCATTGCTGCAGCGCATTCGTGACCATGGTCGCGCTCGACGCGACCGGCCGTCCGACTCCCGTCCCCGGGCTTGCCTTCCGCACTCCCGAGGAGAAGCGGCGCCAGCGTGACGCCACACTGAGGCGCCGGTCGCGGCTGGCACGCCGGGGCCGGAGAACGGCTCCCGCGGCCGGCCGGCGCCGCGCCGGCTGA